Proteins from one Impatiens glandulifera chromosome 2, dImpGla2.1, whole genome shotgun sequence genomic window:
- the LOC124924871 gene encoding uncharacterized protein LOC124924871 → MGVGRWALKMAPKETILNDFNGRVSWKSTGPSLAKIKERNHTPSDAYQKSQFKFEGDKVLGQRFPLVEEVEECPPLVLKYFKGKKDVRLKELEDIFVGCSDKEDSWKMGLIFLIYQYLFASDNRRKISLRIFHMVEDMEMFLQFPWGKKKNWNKKGICDVTYTIHGFALAFQVWTYELIDTFVPNFAEKTLEDDLTSPRIVLYKSFRSYTGPEVSTVIQECTVRRKIHESAEEKRMYSGDDFEDMTNNIYDEFFGCDTRKRKIEVLKKKKNMKGLPNRRPRRVDILVPRSLKLVVKLAKKAPLIQSLLRRLLFQLCLHLDVNEIKSEIKLMKDNQQLIITLLGQRNEQKNGGGEEKEEAGTAAIDTEKRTTKRKNNNLTLVENRTKRKNDDVDNENRTKRKNDELMNSKRKNDDKMKKTEDDDEITRKRNERKERRERVAILSKKKIDDELDKKRNVEKLAKKRKAEKRKSKKNDDSRPTPKTSRKLVFDGPEEKNDDVHENKEVVENKEKEENKEEEDLPHVTNEKKEEVEKEIVKEKKSKQLGEYTDPGGKGFKLNDPVKVNPLLRIDEEKMKELKKWLKSDANDFKELTGCSAGRSLFNRLLKPQQWLHDTEIDEICHLLKRRVEEFLKTYPRNFSIADSKFSQKMNNRYDMFTPNPAGYEFDDLMEYVVGEEKHWVLCKIHLQDWCIYVYDYEQNMFPNDEYDKFLKPMCVMVPYLLEQGFTTGDKQRFPQIKLDTMPYSIIPHPIVLKTTKSGDCRVFTIMHLEYLTASLDISNVVTENMNFWRNKWAVRLFHQIVNP, encoded by the exons atgggggttgggcgttgggcgttgaAG atggcaccaaAGGAAACCATTCTCAATGATTTTAATGGtcgtgtttcatggaaatccacCGGTCCCAGCTTGGCAAAGATAAAGGAGAG gAACCATACTCCATCAGATGCTTATCAGAAAAGTCAGTTCAAATTCGAAGGAGATAAGGTTCTTGGTCAAAG ATTTCCGTTGGTGGAGGaggttgaagaatgtccaccccttgtcctcaaatattttaagggtAAAAAGGATGTTAGACTGAAAGAGCTTGAAGACATTTTCGTCGGATGCTCTGATAAGGAGGAttcatggaagatggggctcaTATTTCTCATTTACCAGTATCTGTTCGCATCTGATAACAGGAGGAAGATAAGTTTGAGAATCTTTCACATGGTGGAAGACATGGAGATGttcctccaatttccatggggaaag AAGAAAAACTGGAACAAGAAAGGCATATGTGATGTCACTTATACTAtacatgggttcgcactagcattccaagtgtggacctatgagctTATCGATACATTCGTCCCCAATTTTGCTGAAAAGACACTGGAAGATGATCTTACAAGCCCAAGGATAGTGCTCTATAAATCTTTTAGGAGTTATACCGGACCTGAGGTATCCACAGTCATCCAGGAGTGCACTGTTCGAAGAAAAATTCATGAGTCTGCGGAGGAGAAGCGGATGTACTCTGGGgacgactttgaagatatgacaaacaacatttatgatgaattctttgGATGTGATAcgaggaagagaaagattgaggttttgaagaagaagaaaaacatgaAAGGACTCCCAAACCGCCGACCAAGAAGAGTAGACATATTAGTCCCAAGGTCCCTGAAGTTAGTGGTGAAACTAGCCAAGAAAGCTCCTCTCATTCAATCCCTTCTGCGACGACTCCTATTCCAACTGTGTCTACATCTT GATGTGAATGAGATTAAAAGTGAAATCAAGCTCATGAAGGACAATCAACAACTTATAATCACATTATTGGGGCAAAGAAATGAACAAAAGaatggtggaggagaagaaaaagaagaggcaGGTACTGCTGCAATTGATACTGAGAAGAGGACGACAAAGAGGAAGAATAATAATCTTACACTTGTTGAGAATAGAACGAAgaggaagaatgatgatgttgataatgAGAATAGGACGAAGAGGAAGAATGATGAGTTAATGAACTCTAAGAGGAAGAATGACGATAAGATGAAGAAGACtgaggatgatgatgagattACAAGAAAGAGGAATGAGAGGAAGGAGAGGCGAGAGAGGGTGGCGATTTTATCAAAGAAGAAGATTGATGATGAGTTGGACAAGAAGAGGAATGTTGAGAagttggccaagaagaggaAGGCTGAGAAGAGGAAATCGAAAAAG AATGATGATTCGCGCCCCACGCCAAAAACCTCTCGCAAATTGGTTTTTGATGGCCCAGAggagaagaatgatgatgtgcATGAGAACAAGGAGGTGGTGGAGAAcaaggagaaggaggagaataaggag GAAGAAGATTTGCCCCATGTTACAAATGAGAAGAAAGAGGAGGTTGAAAAAGAGATTGTGAAAGAG AAGAAGTCGAAACAATTGGGGGAATACACCGACCCTGGTGGGAAAGGGTTTAAACTAAATGATCCGGTTAAGGTTAATCCTTTGTTACGAATTGACGAGGAAAAGATGAAAGAGTTGAAGAAATGGTTAAAGAGTGATGCAAATGATTTCAAGGAGTTGACGGGTTGCTCTGCAGGTCGTTCTTTATTCAACAGATTGCTCAAGCCTCAACAATGGTTACACGATACG GAGATAGATGAAATCTGTCATCTACTGAAACGAAGGGTTGAGGAGTTTCTTAAGACATATCCAAGAAATTTCTCAATTGCTGACTCCAAATTCTCTCAGAAGATGAATAATCGTTATGATATGTTTACCCCGAATCCTGCAGGCTACGAATTCGACGATCTCATGGAATACGTAGTTGGTGAAGAA AAGCACTGGGTCCTGTGCAAGATTCATCTACAAGATTGGTGCATATATGTATATGACTACGAACAGAATATGTTCCCAAATGATGAATATGACAAATTCTTGAAACCAATGTGTGTAATGGTGCCGTACTTGCTTGAACAGGGGTTCACCACGGGCGATAAACAAAGGTTTCCACAGATCAAATTGGATACGATGCCATATTCCATAATACCACACCCAATAGTCCTAAAGACAACCAAAAGTGGGGACTGTAGGGTTTTTACTATTATGCATTTGGAATACCTTACTGCCTCATTGGATATATCAAATGTGGTCactgaaaatatgaatttttggaGAAACAAATGGGCAGTaaggttattccatcaaattgtAAACCCTTGA